In Collimonas arenae, a single genomic region encodes these proteins:
- the ubiD gene encoding 4-hydroxy-3-polyprenylbenzoate decarboxylase, translated as MKYSDLRDFIVKLEQIGELKRISTPISPYLEMTEICDRTLRAGGPALLFENPSGHSIPVLGNLFGTPRRVALGMGADDVSELRRIGHVLASLKEPEPPKGFKDILGLGTLVKSLWDMAPKEQRSAPCQDIVWEGNDVDLARLPIQHCWPGDVAPLITWGLVITKGPHKKRQNLGIYRQQVLSRNKVIMRWLAHRGGALDFREHAIATGGKPYPVAVALGADPATILGAVTPVPDSLSEYQFAGLLRGSRTELVKAIGSELRVPASAEIVLEGHINPDPSHPSGYEMALEGPYGDHTGYYNEQDWFPVFTIDRITMRKSPIYHSTYTGKPPDEPAVLGVALNEVFIPLLQKQFSEITDFYLPPEGCSYRMAVVQMKKAYAGHAKRVMFGVWSFLRQFMYTKFIVVVDEDVNIRDWNEVIWAITTRVDPIRDTTIVDNTPIDYLDFASPVSGLGSKMGIDATNKWPGETSREWGRTISMTDEVKVRVDQIWQELGL; from the coding sequence ATGAAATATTCAGATTTACGTGATTTTATTGTCAAATTAGAACAAATTGGAGAGCTAAAACGGATTTCAACGCCGATTTCGCCCTATTTGGAGATGACGGAGATCTGCGATCGCACTCTGCGCGCGGGCGGTCCGGCGCTACTTTTTGAGAATCCAAGCGGACATTCGATACCTGTGCTAGGTAATCTGTTCGGCACTCCGCGCCGTGTCGCGTTGGGCATGGGCGCTGATGACGTCAGCGAATTGCGGCGCATCGGCCACGTGCTAGCAAGCTTGAAAGAGCCAGAGCCGCCCAAGGGTTTCAAGGATATTCTCGGCCTCGGTACGCTGGTGAAATCCTTGTGGGACATGGCGCCCAAGGAGCAGCGTTCGGCGCCTTGCCAGGATATCGTCTGGGAAGGCAATGACGTCGACCTCGCCAGGCTGCCGATCCAGCACTGCTGGCCGGGCGATGTGGCGCCGCTGATTACCTGGGGGCTGGTGATTACCAAGGGGCCGCACAAGAAGCGCCAGAATCTCGGTATTTATCGTCAGCAGGTACTGAGCCGCAACAAGGTCATCATGCGCTGGCTGGCGCATCGCGGCGGCGCGCTGGATTTCCGTGAGCACGCGATTGCCACGGGCGGCAAGCCGTATCCGGTAGCGGTGGCGTTAGGCGCCGACCCCGCAACTATATTAGGTGCGGTGACGCCGGTGCCGGACAGTCTGTCTGAATACCAGTTCGCCGGCCTGTTGCGCGGCAGCCGGACCGAGCTGGTGAAGGCCATCGGCAGCGAGTTGCGGGTGCCGGCTTCGGCTGAGATAGTACTGGAAGGGCATATCAATCCCGATCCATCGCATCCGTCCGGCTACGAGATGGCGCTTGAGGGGCCATACGGTGATCACACCGGTTATTACAACGAGCAGGACTGGTTCCCGGTGTTCACTATCGACCGCATCACGATGCGCAAGTCGCCGATCTATCACTCTACGTATACAGGTAAGCCGCCGGATGAGCCAGCAGTACTTGGCGTGGCGCTGAACGAGGTGTTCATTCCTTTGCTGCAAAAGCAGTTTTCCGAGATCACCGATTTCTATCTGCCGCCTGAGGGTTGCAGTTACCGCATGGCGGTGGTGCAAATGAAAAAGGCTTACGCTGGCCACGCGAAGCGCGTGATGTTCGGCGTCTGGAGTTTTCTGCGCCAGTTCATGTATACCAAGTTCATCGTCGTGGTCGATGAGGACGTCAACATTCGCGACTGGAATGAAGTGATCTGGGCGATCACCACCCGCGTCGATCCGATACGCGATACCACAATCGTCGATAACACGCCTATCGATTATCTCGACTTCGCCTCACCGGTCAGTGGTCTCGGCAGCAAGATGGGCATTGACGCCACCAACAAGTGGCCGGGTGAAACCAGTCGCGAGTGGGGTCGTACCATCAGCATGACGGATGAAGTGAAGGTGCGGGTCGACCAGATCTGGCAAGAGCTCGGCTTGTAG